The proteins below are encoded in one region of Bremerella sp. P1:
- a CDS encoding UbiA family prenyltransferase, with the protein MDDSTTPETPVDPAWLAFGKLCRLPNLFTAWADIFAGFFIVSAFANGGVTNLNAPVIFVCLVLASSLIYSAGMILNDYYDRDVDAQERPDRPIPSGAISAQTAMLAGFSMLVVGTLVALLGGYAYVDYAAIPWRGGAVAACLSICVVAYDAVLKRTALAPWMMGACRFFNILLGMSLAKENPFSDSWQILGYDAGQLIFAGGIGVYIVGVTWFARTEAVVSSRAMLGLGAFLMLAGIAMLGILPWFQPSIVDIDPSKSFGLWGILVLLSLALGRRMVLAVCYPEPRNVQLTIKQAILSLIFYDAAITLAVCGTIWSVVIVALLFPMLGLRRWMYST; encoded by the coding sequence TTGGACGATTCGACGACACCAGAGACGCCGGTTGACCCAGCCTGGCTTGCGTTTGGCAAGTTGTGCCGGCTGCCGAACCTGTTTACGGCGTGGGCTGATATCTTTGCTGGCTTCTTCATCGTCTCGGCCTTTGCCAATGGTGGCGTCACCAATCTGAACGCTCCGGTCATCTTCGTCTGCCTGGTATTGGCTTCAAGCTTGATCTACTCGGCCGGGATGATCCTGAACGACTACTACGACCGCGACGTCGACGCCCAGGAGCGGCCTGATCGCCCGATTCCTTCCGGGGCGATTTCCGCTCAGACGGCGATGCTCGCTGGTTTTTCGATGTTGGTCGTGGGGACGCTGGTAGCCTTGCTGGGCGGCTATGCTTACGTCGATTACGCCGCGATTCCCTGGCGAGGCGGTGCCGTGGCGGCTTGTCTTTCCATTTGCGTGGTCGCCTACGACGCAGTGCTCAAACGGACGGCCTTAGCTCCTTGGATGATGGGAGCATGTCGTTTTTTCAATATTCTGCTGGGGATGAGCCTTGCCAAAGAGAATCCCTTCAGCGACAGCTGGCAGATCTTGGGTTATGACGCGGGCCAACTGATCTTTGCTGGCGGCATTGGCGTATACATTGTCGGCGTAACCTGGTTTGCGAGAACCGAAGCGGTCGTCAGCAGCCGAGCCATGCTGGGCCTGGGGGCGTTTTTGATGCTCGCAGGCATCGCCATGCTGGGCATTTTGCCCTGGTTTCAGCCGTCGATCGTTGATATCGACCCATCGAAATCATTCGGGCTGTGGGGGATTTTGGTATTATTGAGTTTGGCCTTGGGGCGCAGAATGGTTCTCGCCGTTTGTTACCCCGAGCCGCGAAACGTGCAATTAACGATTAAACAAGCGATCTTATCGCTGATTTTTTATGACGCAGCGATTACCCTAGCGGTATGCGGAACGATTTGGTCGGTCGTGATTGTTGCCCTGTTGTTTCCCATGCTGGGGCTTCGTCGTTGGATGTATTCAACATAA